Proteins from a genomic interval of Streptomyces sp. Tu6071:
- a CDS encoding ATP-binding protein, with protein MDGHRTERRGPLGRGASARRVLPRRPPRGHRLTRKLARADLRAVGEARHALRELLDRHGQEASCADTAELLTSELVTNALVHTADDAVLTAVVRRGRLRVEVRDRAKGVPRAGTAVPEEHTGGRGLGLVQSLADAWGVRAVGAGKAVWFELETGAAGPG; from the coding sequence ATGGACGGGCACAGGACCGAACGGCGCGGCCCGCTCGGACGGGGGGCGAGTGCCCGGCGGGTGCTCCCGCGCCGCCCGCCGCGCGGGCACCGGCTCACGAGAAAGCTCGCCCGCGCCGATCTGCGCGCGGTCGGCGAGGCGCGGCACGCGCTGCGTGAACTCCTCGACCGGCACGGCCAGGAGGCGTCCTGCGCCGACACCGCCGAGCTGCTCACGAGCGAACTCGTCACCAACGCCCTCGTGCACACCGCCGACGACGCCGTCCTCACGGCCGTCGTCCGGCGCGGCCGGCTCCGCGTCGAGGTGCGCGACCGGGCCAAGGGGGTGCCCCGGGCCGGTACCGCCGTCCCGGAGGAGCACACGGGCGGTCGCGGTCTTGGCCTCGTGCAGAGCCTCGCGGACGCGTGGGGGGTCAGGGCGGTGGGCGCGGGCAAGGCGGTGTGGTTCGAGCTGGAGACGGGGGCGGCGGGGCCCGGTTAG
- a CDS encoding DUF2637 domain-containing protein — translation MRMTDISLDWLVPGAVLLLGMLAAVAVLTRGRRAGAKAAAAEDSWERSEERRRRKEAVYGSASYVLLFCCAAVAAALSFHGLVGFGRQNLNLSGGWEYLVPFGLDGAAMFCSVLAVREASHGDAALGSRLLVWTFAGAAAWFNWVHAPRGTGHAGAPQFFSGMSLSAAVLFDRALKQTRRAALREQGLVPRPLPQIRIVRWLRAPRETFGAWSLMLLENVRSLDEAVEEVRDDKRQKQVGRQRDREQARLKKAQLKAISRSTRGWGGRGGGRQVDVQQAMAGLGQVDSDPAIPESEQLPSGRPSLQALTTKTDAASSPEEPAKGAVVDLTAEDDTQALPRLDNLERKLKEMERQFG, via the coding sequence ATGAGAATGACCGACATATCGCTGGACTGGCTCGTACCCGGCGCCGTACTGCTCCTGGGCATGCTGGCGGCGGTTGCGGTGCTCACCCGCGGCAGGCGGGCCGGGGCGAAGGCGGCGGCGGCCGAGGACTCCTGGGAACGCAGCGAGGAGCGCCGCCGCCGCAAGGAAGCGGTCTACGGCAGCGCCTCCTACGTCCTCCTCTTCTGCTGCGCGGCCGTCGCGGCGGCGCTCTCCTTCCACGGCCTGGTCGGCTTCGGCCGCCAGAACCTCAACCTCTCCGGGGGCTGGGAGTACCTGGTGCCCTTCGGCCTGGACGGGGCGGCGATGTTCTGCTCCGTCCTCGCCGTGCGCGAGGCGAGCCACGGCGACGCGGCGCTCGGTTCGCGACTGCTCGTGTGGACCTTCGCGGGCGCGGCGGCCTGGTTCAACTGGGTGCACGCGCCGCGCGGCACCGGTCACGCGGGTGCCCCGCAGTTCTTCTCCGGAATGTCGCTCTCGGCCGCCGTGCTCTTCGACCGCGCCCTCAAGCAGACCCGCCGCGCGGCGCTGCGCGAGCAGGGCCTGGTGCCGAGGCCGCTGCCGCAGATCCGCATCGTGCGCTGGCTGCGCGCCCCGCGCGAGACCTTCGGCGCCTGGTCGCTCATGCTGCTGGAGAACGTGCGCAGCCTGGACGAGGCCGTCGAAGAGGTACGGGACGACAAGCGCCAGAAGCAGGTGGGCCGTCAGCGCGACCGCGAGCAGGCGCGCCTGAAGAAGGCTCAGCTCAAGGCGATCAGCCGCAGCACGCGTGGCTGGGGCGGGCGCGGGGGCGGCCGGCAGGTCGACGTGCAGCAGGCCATGGCCGGTCTGGGACAGGTCGACTCGGACCCCGCCATACCGGAAAGCGAGCAGTTGCCTTCCGGGCGGCCCTCCTTGCAGGCCCTCACCACGAAGACTGACGCGGCGTCCTCTCCGGAGGAGCCTGCCAAAGGAGCCGTTGTCGACCTGACGGCCGAGGACGACACCCAGGCCCTGCCCCGGCTCGACAACCTGGAGCGCAAGCTGAAGGAGATGGAGCGGCAGTTCGGCTGA